Proteins from a genomic interval of Capsicum annuum cultivar UCD-10X-F1 chromosome 4, UCD10Xv1.1, whole genome shotgun sequence:
- the LOC107869462 gene encoding cyclin-D5-1-like: MESSSSDEEEEQEVQQENGGGDDNDDDDDDANEMITYNIMDEIWEQEVRHRAILYIVTKGQQFGLRAQTLYKSVIYVDGFLAANRIDFEDYKEVRILSVACLSLAATMDESIENVPPLSRYPVGNLGINVNEIREMELRIRYEFNGDLHYVIPFDFIQFLLPRFARDVPSRYLTRMRIDEIIMSVLRGGRLINHRPSVIAAAATLLAVNRNLTIEQVGIHINALPLLNRPLQINNVWYCYNRLRELNEHI; encoded by the exons atggaAAGTTCGTCAAGTgacgaagaagaagaacaagaagtgCAACAAGAAAATGGCGGTGGTGATGACAATGATGACGACGATGACGACGCTAATGAGATGATCACATACA ATATTATGGATGAAATTTGGGAGCAAGAAGTTCGTCATCGAGCAATCCTTTACATTGTCACA AAAGGGCAACAATTTGGATTACGTGCACAGACACTTTACAAATCAGTGATATATGTGGACGGATTTCTTGCCGCTAACAGAATAGAT tttGAAGATTACAAGGAAGTGAGAATATTATCAGTGGCATGTTTATCATTGGCTGCAACAATGGATGAAAGTATAGAAAATGTGCCACCATTATCACGTTATCCAGTAGGAAACTTGGGCATTAATGTGAATGAAATAAGGGAAATGGAGTTGAGGATTCGTTATGAATTCAATGGGGATTTGCATTATGTTATTCCTTTTGATTTCATACAGTTTCTCCTACCAAGATTTGCTAGAGATGTTCCAAGCAGATACTTAACAAGAATGAGAATTGATGAAATCATCATGAGTGTTCTTCGAG GTGGGAGGTTAATAAATCATAGACCATCTGTAATAGCAGCAGCTGCAACATTGTTAGCAGTAAACAGAAATTTGACTATAGAACAAGTGGGGATTCATATAAATGCCTTGCCGCTTTTAAATAGACCTCTTCAAATT AATAATGTTTGGTACTGCTACAATAGATTGCGAGAGCTGAACGAGCACATATGA